In one Mercenaria mercenaria strain notata unplaced genomic scaffold, MADL_Memer_1 contig_3014, whole genome shotgun sequence genomic region, the following are encoded:
- the LOC128552667 gene encoding uncharacterized protein LOC128552667, which translates to MPDIISAARFLLENQGLLMGEIDNSDRAKRQLLPTDIIAIDSDEEEEEDDDLPDIISPTLMRTPTCTLKSKRPVKGIKGLHRLKPYSRPTSTVTSASSTSSTLSETVWEKRENEMLVAHQRELSKAKQEARDELLLCIICLSAEKDHTLVPCGHTFCKDCSHKSKAKGKCFFCMTKVKSCVKMRLTD; encoded by the exons atgccGGACATCATATCGGCTGCGAGGTTTCTCTTGGAGAACCAAGGCTTGCTGATGGGTGAAATTG ACAATAGCGACAGAGCAAAGAGACAGTTGCTTCCGACAGATATCATCGCAATAGATAgtgatgaagaagaagaagaagatgatgatcTACCAGATATAATTAGTCCGACTTTAATGAGAACACCTACGTGTACTTTGAAGTCAAAACGTCCCGTAAAAGGCATCAAAGGACTGCATAGGCTGAAACCGTACTCAAGGCCTACATCAACGGTTACAAGTGCAAGCAGCACAAGCAGTACATTGTCAGAAACGGTTTGGGAAAAGAGGGAAAATGAGATGCTGGTGGCTCATCAGAGAGAACTTTCTAAAGCTAAGCAAGAGGCAAGAGACGAACTGTTATTATGTATAATATGTCTATCAGCCGAGAAAGATCACACACTAGTGCCTTGCGGACACACCTTTTGTAAAGACTGTTCACATAAGAGTAAAGCTAAGGGAAAGTGCTTCTTTTGCATGACAAAAGTAAAATCGTGTGTAAAAATGAGACTGACAGACTAA